Part of the Bacillus andreraoultii genome is shown below.
ACCTGACATTCCTGCAGCAAAGTTTTGCCCAACTTCACCTAATATGACGACACTTCCTCCTGTCATATACTCACAACCATGATCACCAATTCCTTCAACAACAACATGTGCTCCACTATTTCTTACACAAAACCGCTCCCCAACAATGCCACGAATATACGCTTCACCACTTGTTGCTCCATAAAACAATGCATTTCCTGCTATTATATTTTGTTCGGCTTTAAATTTAGATTTATTAGAAGGATAGATCGCCATTTTTCCACCAGATAACCCTTTACCAACATAATCATTAGCCTCACCTTCTAATGTTAAGGTCACCCCAGTTGGTAAAAACGCTCCGAAGCTTTGACCTGCAGAACCAATAAAGTGAAAATGAAGCGTGTCTTTTTGTAATCCATCGGATCCAAACTGTCTAGAAATTTCACTTCCCAATAAAGTACCAACCGACCGATGTATATTTTGAATAGGAAATATTGATTGAATTGGTTCCCTATTCTTCAAATAATCCTTATAAATCGGAAGTAATAATTGATAATCTAATGTGTGATTGATTTCATGATCAGATTGTACTTTTTGATGTCTTTCAAAAGGCATGTACTCTAAAATTGGTGATAAATCTAGTTTTTGAGCCTTCCAATTATTAGATTGAGCTTGTTTTAACATGTCCGTTCTTCCTACCATTTCGTCAATCGTTCTAAATCCTAACTGGGACATATATTCACGAATTTCTTTAGCAATAAAATGCATTAAATGAATAATTTGATCTGCAGTACCAACCATATTTTTTCGCAACAACGGATTTTGTGTTGCAATACCAACTGGACATGTATCTAAATGACAAACTCGCATCATCACACAGCCGAGAGCAACCAATGGTAAGGTTGAAAATCCAAACTCTTCTGCACCAAGTAAAGCAGCAATTACAACATCACGACCCGTCATCATCTTACCGTCAGTTTCAAGTGTCACTTGATTCCTTAATCCATTCAAAATTAAGGTCTGATGTGTTTCAATTAAACCCAATTCCCAAGGCATACCTGCATGTTTTATACTTGACTTTACTGCTGCACCAGTGCCACCATCATACCCACTAATTAAAATCACATCAGCATTTGCTTTTGCAACACCGGCAGCAATTGTACCAACGCCTGATTCTGAAACAAGTTTCACATTAATCCTTGCTTTCGAGTTAGCATTTTTTAAATCAAATATTAGTTGTGCTAAGTCTTCAATAGAATAAATATCATGGTGAGGGGGTGGTGATATTAATTCAATTCCTGGTAACGTTCCTCTTGTTTTAGCAACTTCTGGAGTTACTTTATGACCTGCCAATTGTCCTCCTTCACCTGGTTTTGCTCCCTGAGCCATTTTTATTTGAATTTCATCACAATTAACAAGGTAATGGCTTGTTACACCAAATCTTCCCGATGCCACTTGTTTGATTCTGCTACATTTTGAATCTCCATTTTCATCTGGTATAAAACGTGCAGGGTCTTCTCCACCTTCTCCACTATTACTTTTTCCACCGATACGATTCATGGCGATAGCCAATGCCTCATGTGCTTCTTTACTAATTGAACCAAAGGACATCGCTCCTGTTTTAAAACGTCTCAAAATTGATTCAACTGGCTCCACTTCTTCAATCGGTATTGGTTTTCTTTTAAAATGAAATGTCAGTTGACCGCGTACTGAGGTTTTTTGGCTAATTTCTTCATTAATTAATTGGGCGTATTCTTTGTACACTTTATAATTCCCAGTACGTACTGCTTGTTGTAATAATAAAATGGTTTTTGGTTGGAATAAATGTTGCTCTCCACCTGCACGCCATTGAAAATCAGACCCTGTCTCTAGTTCGACATTTAGTTGTTGAAATGCACTCTCATGACGCAAGCGAACTTCTTTTCCAATATCTTCGATAGTTAAACCACTTAATTTTGAAGGGGTTTTTGGAAAATATTGATCAATAACACTATGATTAATTCCAATTGCTTCGAATATTTGGGCACCAATGTAGCTTTGTACAGTAGAGATCCCCATTTTAGACATAACTTTTAATAAACCCTTCGTCATTGCTTTCACAAAATTCCGACTTGCTTCATCAATGGAAACTTGGTATTCATCTTCTTCTAATAAAATTGGTAACGATTCATAAATAAGGTAAGGATAAACTGCATTAGCTCCATAACCAAGTAATGTTGCAAAATGATGAACTTCCCTTGGTTCACCAGATTCGACTATTAAACTAACTTTATTTCGTTTACCCGTTCGAATTAAATGATGGTGGACAGCAGAAATAACTAATAAAGAAGGAATAGCTGCAAAGTTTTTACTAACTTCCCGGTCACTAAGAATTAGAATATTGCTACCTTTATCAATTTCACCATCGACTTTTTGAAACAGTTGATGTAAAGATTGTTCAAGGCTACCGTTAACTGGAAATAAAGTTGAAATTCTTTCCGTTTTCCATTCTTTCGTTTGCAAACCTTCAATTTTATTCATTTCTAATTCCGACAAAACCGGTGATTTTAGTTGTATTTTTTTTGTAGTTGTTTTATCAGGTTGTAGTAGATTTCCACCCTTAGCTAATAATACTTCTAGTGATGTAATAGCTTCCTCTCTAATCGCATCAATTGGAGGATTTGTAACTTGAGCAAACTTTTGTTTGAAATAATTAAATAAAAGTTGTGGTTTGTTAGATATGATGGCTAATGGAGCATCGTAACCCATTGAGCCCGTCGGTTCATACCCTTCTAAGACGCAAGGCTTTAAAACTTTTTCCCATTCTTCATTTGTATAGCCATAAATTTTCTGTTTTTGAAGAATGGCTTCTTTGGAAAAACTTTTTGAATTGCTTATATGATTAGGTAATTTTTCTATAGGAATAAAAATTTCATCAACAAGTCTTTGATATGGCCGTTTCGAAATGATATTTTGTTTTAGTTCCTTATCTAAATATAAGCATCCTTTTTCTAAATCGACTAAAAGCATTTGTCCAGGTCGAAGTCTGTTTTTGTACAATATTTTTTCTTCTGGAATATTGATGACACCAACTTCTGATGCAACACAAATAAAGTCATCTTCAGTGATAATAACCCGTGCTGGACGTAAACCGTTTCGATCAAGACAAGCTCCAATTTGTATTCCATCTGTAAACGCCATTGCCGCCGGCCCGTCCCAAGGTTCCATTAATCCACTATGATATTGATAAAACGCCTTTTTTTGTTCTTCTATTAATTCTTGCTTTTCCCATGGTTCTGGAATCATCATCATCATCGCGTGTGGTAATGACCAACCAGATAATACGAGAAATTCTAATGCGTTATCGAACATTGCTGAGTCACTACCGTTTTCATCGATAATCGGCACTAATTGTTGAATATCCTCAATTTCATTCGTTTGAAAGGAAGCTTCTCTAGCTCTCATCCAATTGACATTACCTGTAATTGTATTTATTTCGCCATTATGAATGATAAACCGGTTCGGTTGAGCTCTTTGCCAACTAGGAAATGTGTTCGTACTAAATCGGTTATGGACCATCGCCATAGCGGACTCATATAATTCATTACTAAGATCTAAATAAAATTTTCCGAGCTGTTCTGGTAATAAAAGACCTTTATAAATGATTGTTCGAGCTGAAAAACTAACAATGTAAAAAAGATCATGTCTTGAAAGTTCTTTTTTCAATGTATTTTCTATTTTTCTACGAAGTTTATATAATTTTCCTTCGAATTTAATATCTTTTGGTTGCTCGAATGGAGATTTAATAAATACTTGACATATAACAGGCTGGGTTTCTTTGGCCTTTTGACTCAAAATTGTATCATTGATTTGCACATGTCTAATCCCGATTAAATCTAAATTTTCTTCTACAATTGTATGGTTAATGATTTCCTCACATCGTTTTCTTGAACTTTTATTTTGTGGAAGGAAAAACATTCCTACTCCATACATTCCCTGTTCTGGTAAAATTACTCCTTGCTTTTTCCATTCATTTTGAAATAATTTGTGAGGAATTTGTGTTAAAATCCCTGCTCCATCTCCTATTGCTCGTTGCCCATCACGACCACCGCGATGATTCAACCGTTCAAGGGCAAAGATCGCTTGTGAAATAATGGTATGGTTTTGACGACCATTTATATTGGCTAACATAGCTATACCACAAGCATCATGTTCGTATTGTGGGTCGTACATTCCTTGTTTATTAAGCATCCACGAGTGCTGCATTTAATTCCTCCCTCTTTATTTGTTTTTCTAAACTTATGTTATTATTTTTACTGTTCAATTTCTTTAGCTTTTTTGACATAAAATTTGCACTTTTTTACCAACCTTGGAAAAATGAATCGATCTTTTTTCTATAAAAAAACTGCTATAGGTAATACCTATAACAGTGGAAACTACTAGTTTACTTTTTTATCGAATTTCGGACGGGTTTTTACCAGTATATTGTTTAAACTGCCGACTAAAAAAGTGCAAGTCGTTGTATCCAAGCGCAAAGGCAGTTTCTGTAACAGTCATACCGCAATTATGGAGTAGGTGTTCAGCACGTTTTATCCGACTATAAACAATATAAGATTTAACGGTATGTCCTACAATTTGCTTAAATTTTTTTGAAAAATAACGAGGAGAGAGATTGGCACGAGCAGCTAAGCTTTCAATTGTGTGCGTTTTTCCAGGATGTTGCTGAATATAATTTGCTATTTCTAAAATCGTTTCCAGCAAGTTATTATTTACATCTTCTGGTTCATCCTGTACTTTTTCTTCTTGTTGTTCATATTCTTCCCTTAATAGATGAATCATAATTTGTTTCAAAATTAACTTACCTTCAATTTCAGCACCAAAGGTTTCTACTAAGAATAGGCGAACGTACTGAGATAGTAAAGATTCAAAGACGATTCTATTTTTAATTATTCGATGTGAGGAAGGGATTAATTTGACGTTACTTTCTACGTCAAAATGTATATATGTTAATACGAGAGGATTTTGTGGATTATGTGTAGCTTCTGTCCAATCACCTGGTTTAAATAAAAAACAGTGCCCTTTGCCAATTTTATATGGCTTTTTATTTAACCATAACGTACCTTCTCCATTCCATACATAAAATAAATCATAATTTGGCATTGGTGCGTCTCTTTTTCGCCATTTCCAATTCGGTTCACAATGAATTGTGGCTAAGGCCGGTTTTAAAATAAAATTATCCGGATTTAAATATAACATCCTCATTCCCCTTTTAAAATTAAAGAATAATATATCTTTTTATATAATTATTATTAATCTATTGTCAATATCAATTTTAGATTTATTAATCTGTTTTTTAGATAGTATACAGTTTCACTAGCATTGCATAAATATAGTTGGAATATTCCGTAAATAATTTTCTCATAAATTAAGCCAAAAAGTCAAAGTCCAACTAAAGGTGGCTTTATCCATTTTTTGAAAATTATATACAGTTCATCCAAAAGGGACAACGACATTTGCCTTTGTTATGGAACGGCTTTTTTCTCAAACCTTCGCAGCCAAATGTAAGCTGGCTTCCATAATGCTGCCTTTAACCAGCGGCTAATTCGAAGCAGCGACTTTTTACTTTTTGTTTCTAATTGAATCAGTACATGTAAACAGTAGGTGATGAGTGCGATGTAAATTTGATTTTGTAACGCCGTCTTACTCATTCCGTAAAAATGTTTGATTTCCACGTGCTGTTTCAGCCATTTAAAGAACAACTCGATTGCCCAGCGGGAGCGGTAAATATCACTGATTTCATCTGCGCTTAAATCAAATCGATTCGTGATTAATCGAAGGATATTCCCTTTCGTATCGGACACTTCCAAAAGGCGAAAGACGTTCTCTGCACGATTTTGTGTGGAGCCAATATAGACCATTTTATCGGATAAAACAGTCGATTCAGGTGGTAGAGAAAAAGAATAAACATCTCGAGTGACGGCATTTTTCTTGATTCTTGAAACGAAGAAATAGCCATCATCTGTCATTCGGTCAAAGCGCTCATAATCTACGTATCCTCGATCAAACACATACATGGCTTCTTTGTCATCGACGAGAACTTCTAATTGATTTCAGTCGTGTTCTTTTGCTGGTGTGATGGCTGCTTTTTCCGGATAAACGGTGTTTTTATCCATGAATACAAGCCTTAAATGAAGTTTCACGCCAGCTTTTGTTTTGCGAAACGTTGCCCATTTGTAATTCGTTAAATTAAGAGGCAATGTGCTAGAATCAATGATCTTCAATGGCATGGAAGAATTCAGTCGCTTTTTGTGAAATCCCTGGATCTGATAGACGAGATCCAGAAACAAAGCTACCAAAATCGTTGGGTCTACTTCATTGTTTTTACGCGAAAGCTGAGACGCACTAATCGATTCAAACCCGAGTGCCTTTTGCAGGTCATCATTAAGTAATGCATCACTCATTGCCTCCAGGCTTTCCGTTTCATGAAGCTGTGCGAAAAGTAAAAGTTTGATATATGCCTCTGTCGTTAGTTTCTTTGTGTAATAATCTTGTTTCAGATTTTCTGCTTGTTCATAAACTTTTTTAAAATGAATAGGTGCAATATTTACTAAATGATGATAATCGTGTATTCTTGTCCATAATGAGTTCCTTTATATTGGATTTGGACAGGAAGCCACCCGTCCTATTCAGTATAAAGGATTTTTTTATGGACAAACTACTAAATAATTGAACATTCTTAGTATTTTTTGTTTTTAGATTTAATTTATGCAATGCTAGTGATCTTTATCCTAAAATAGTTATCAAAAAGTGTCAATATTCATTTTTAAAAATGATCTATACTTTATTATCATTTCTTTCCGCTTTTAAAAGAGCTTCATATGATGCTACAGCAACTTCTACATGTCTTGGTGATGGCTTTGATGTGAATAGAGTATATTGTATAAAACCACCAATCCAATAAAAAGGTGTAAGCATTCTTGATTGAATTAGAAATAATTCATATCCCAAACAAACACTGAGCACACCTAAGAGAAATAAGTCTGAAATAAAAAAAGAAAAGATGTAGCACCAAAAGAACAGAAAGACCACTATATTTGTTCCACACCGTCTATGTATTCTTGATTGCATAATTACATCTGATATTGCTAGGCTGGACAATGTACTATACGATGTGTCTGCCATATGTTCAGCAGCATGATACTTACCTAGGTTTGTCATTTTACAAATAACTCCAAAGGTAACCAATATAATTACAAGTAGTAACAAAAGATGCCTTTGAATCAATTCAGCAATAATTGATAAGAAAAATAATGATGAATCTGCATTTTCACTATTACGAGTTAACAACACAAGCAGAACTAAAAATGGGAGAAATATAAATAGATAAATCTTCCACATTACTATAATCGGATTTATCAATAAGAATAATCCACGAATTATGGGGATTTTGTTAATCATTCTCTCTAACTTTGAAATGTCCTTTCTTTTAGTAATATTTATACTAATCGTTCCATCTCTGTTCCTAATTGCTTTTGAAATATATTTCTCTGAATAAAATATCACACCTTTAAACCTTGCCGCACCACCTTTAATAATTGACATGTTAACCTCCATATAACTGTACTTATACTATTTCAGAGTTGTCAGGCATGTCAAACTCAATAGCTGAATGGCATGTAAGAAGATGAGCTGACACTTATCATAGTCTAAGTTATTTTCATCATAGAATTTATTGAGTTCCTTTAATAAAACAGTCAGTTTTTTTATGAGTAGATTATTTTTTGCTTCAGCATCATATTTTTTCTTCATTAGGACACACATGAAAAATTCATTTATATTTTCAGTAATTGGTGGCCTGTTAAAGACAATGTTAAAAATATATGTATCATACCCCTTCACAACATCTAAATCCCAAAATTCCTCTTCAGGTTCTAGTTCAAGTGTAGAAAGATTAAGGAGTATATCAATTACATAGGCTTGATACAAAAAATAATTATACATAGATATTAATGTTTCATTTTCATCAGGATATACCCCTGTTATTGTCTCTAATAATTCTATTTTTTCATGCGATAATCCTAAGATCGCACTACAAGTTATATAAAATAATTTTTTTGTAGAAATATTTCTCGCTGTATTATCATAATTAACCAAAATATCAAATGCCCTTTGAACAGCTTCAACTTTAGATGAGACATTTTTTATAATATTTTCAAGTTCGTTAAAATCTTTATAAGTTATCTTCACATTTTTTTTGAAATCTGCATACATTCTTATCAAGTCAAGTGACTCATCATCAATTATGTAATGTCCTCTTTCATTTTTTTCTAAATTCATTCCCATATATTTCATTATTCTATTAACTTGATTTCTATGATCTTCCCCTAATATCTTTGCGACTTGACCCGTTGTATATGTATTTGACATTAATTTCACCCCTAATAAAATTTTTGATAAATATATATTAAACGTAACAGTGGTGTAACGGTCAAGCACTTCCCCCCCTCGATAACTCAAAAATATTATGCTAGTGCCACAATTATAATTATCTACTCTTAGTCAGATTTCCATATGGATAAATATTATCTTGACATAAATTATTAAATCCTGTAAATTAATATTTACAAATTGAATAAACACCAATAATGAAATAAAAATTAATTACACAATAGACAAAGCGCCTAGCAATAACACATTGCAGCTAGATTCAACTAGATAGGAGTATTTACTTGCACTCAGTCATTTATTTTTTTAGCCCAAATAGGCTTTGTTTGAAACACTTATAATAAACTGCCAACACACTTCAGATAAAATGCAAAACAAAAATGCTTTTGCAATAAGTCACAGGTCCATATGGATTCTGTTTCTTGTTGTAAAAGCATTTTTTTGTGCTGCAATGATCGAATAATCATCATGGTGGAGGTATGAAAAATGGAACAACAGCTATCAGTTAATCTAACTATCCCAATCCCGTCTGATACCGTATTAATCTCAAAAGTAGAACTGAAGGAGCTTAAACAGCAACAACTGTATGGAGTCTACTGGTCAATGAAAGATCTCGAAAAAAGAATCAATCGAAAACATGAATGGATTAAAGAAAATATTCTTTATCCATCACATTTCAGAAAAATACTTGATACTGAACATGGTGGTTTTGTCTTCTATCCAAAAACAAAAGGGCAAACTTGGTCTTTTCATGCTTTAAAAATGGCAGACTTTTTGGATAAGAATTTTCACCGAATATTTTCTTCCTAGTAGCAGATATAATTCCTACTACCTTATATGTAACTACAAAACAATATAAGAAATTGTTAAAATAAGGGTGACCTATTTCGGAACTGGCCACCCTTATGAAAAAAAGTGAGGGGAAAATATGGCTAGTATTCAAAAACGAGGAAAAACATATCAGTTTACTGTTAGCCATATGGTTAACGGAAAATCAAAACCTATAAGAAAGGGAGGCTTCCGCACTAAGAAAGAAGCTCAAATTGCAGCTGCAGAGATAGAATCACAGTTAAGTAAAGGACTTCTTCCTCATCTAACTCCAGTGCCAATAGATGACTATTTTGACAAGTGGGTTAGGCTTTATAAAACAAATATCAGTGTTACTACTCGAAAGCATTACGAATACACTTATAAAGCGATCAAAGAATACTTCGGGAGTAAACCTTTACAAGAGATCACCAGACATGATTATCAAATGTTTATTAATCAGTTTGGTTCTAGTAGATCTAAAGAAACAGTAGAAAAGGTAAATACCCATATTCGTGCATGTGTGAAGGACGCAATGGATGAACAAATTATTCATCGTGATTTTACAAGAAATGCTGTAATTACCTATACTGTACCCGCCAAAAAATCAGAAGAAAAGCATCTTAACTATAAAGAAAGCGAGATCTTATTAAAAGAGATATGGGAGAACATTAACAAGGGATTAGGTTATTCACTACTTCTACTAGGACTAACTTCTGGAATGCGCTTTGGCGAAATGGTTGGACTTACAAGGAAAGATTTTGATTTTAAAAAGAATACGATAAGAATAAATAAAACCTGGGGATATATGAAACGCCATCCTGAAGGTTTCGGACCGACAAAAAACGAACAATCTGTGCGAACGATAACAATGAATCCAACTGTCATGGCTCATTTTAAAAAACTATTTAAAACCATGCCTACAAATATTCATCAGTTGGTTTTCTATAGTCCTACCTCAAAATACAAAGTTATAAGCAACACAAATGCAAACAAGCTATTAAAGAATACGTTAAGCAATCTTGGTATTGAACCAATCACCATTCACGGGTTACGTCATACACATGCAAGTGTTCTTTTGTATAAAAATATTTCAATTCATTATGTAAGTGAACGACTTGGACATGGTGACATTGATACTACCTTACGAGAGTATACCCACGTCATTAAAGAGTTACGAGAGAAAGAAGAGCAGGCAACAATAGAGATTTTCGAGAAAATGATTGGGTAAAACTTGTGTAAAAAATGTGTAAAATCATTCGAAAACCAATCGTTTTCAATCAAAACCTAAAAATACAAAAAAAGCTCGTAAACCCTTATATATCAAGGCTTACGAGCAAATAATTCTTTTCTAAAATTAACTTAAAAAATATAAAAGATACCGGTGGTCGGGATCGAACCGACACTCCAGAAGGAACACGATTTTGAGTCGTGCGCGTCTGCCAATTCCGCCACACCGGCAAAATTGGAGGCGGCAACCGGATTCGAACCGGTGATAAAGGTTTTGCAGACCTCTGCCTTACCACTTGGCTATGCCGCCATAATTGGAGCGGAAGACGGGATTCGAACCCGCGACCCCCACCTTGGCAAGGTGGTGTTCTACCACTGAACTACTTCCGCAAACTGGGCTAGCTGGATTCGAACCAACGCATGACGGAGTCAAAGTCCGTTGCCTTACCGCTTGGCTATAGCCCAATTATATATGGGGCGATTGATGGGAATCGAACCCACGAGTGTCGGAGCCACAATCCGATGCGTTAACCACTTCGCCACAACCGCCAAAATAAAATACAGGGGTAGTAGGAATCGAACCCACACTGGAGGTTTTGGAGACCTCTGTTCTACCTTTAAACTATACCCCTATAAAATAATGGAGGGGGACGGATTCGAACCGCCGAACCCTGAGGGAGCGGATTTACAGTCCGCCGCGTTTAGCCACTTCGCTACCCCTCCATAGTAAATATGGTGCCGGCCAGAGGACTTGAACCCCCAACCTACTGATTACAAGTCAGTTGCTCTACCAATTGAGCTAGGCCGGCAAAATAAATATATTAAAATATTTCAATGGTGGCTCGGGACGGAATCGAACCGCCGACACAAGGATTTTCAGTCCTTTGCTCTACCGACTGAGCTACCGAGCCAACATATGTATATGAATATAGTATGTATTAATGGCGGTCCGGACGGGACTCGAACCCGCGACCTCCTGCGTGACAGGCAGGCATTCTAACCAGCTGAACTACCGGACCAGATTGCGGGGATAGGATTTGAACCTACGACCTTCGGGTTATGAGCCCGACGAGCTACCAGACNNNNNNNNNNNNNNNNNNNNNNNNNNNNNNNNNNNNNNNNNNNNNNNNNNNNNNNNNNNNNNNNNNNNNNNNNNNNNNNNNNNNNNNNNNNNNNNNNNNNNNNNNNNNNNNNNNNNNNNNNNNNNNNNNNNNNNNNNNNNNNNNNNNNNNNNNNNNNNNNNNNNNNNNNNNNNNNNNNNNNNNNNNNNNNNNNNNNNNNNNNNNNNNNNNNNNNNNNNNNNNNNNNNNNNNNNNNNNNNNNNNNNNNNNNNNNNNNNNNNNNNNNNNNNNNNNNNNNNNNNNNNNNNNNNNNNNNNNNNNNNNNNNNNNNNNNNNNNNNNNNNNNNNNNNNNNNNNNNNNNNNNNNNNNNNNNNNNNNNNNNNNNNNNNNNNNNNNNNNNNNNNNNNNNNNNNNNNNNNNNNNNNNNNNNNNNNNNNNNNNNNNNNNNNNNNNNNNNNNNNNNNNNNNNNNNNNNNNNNNNNNNNNNNNNNNNNNNNNNNNNNNNNNNNNNNNNNNNNNNNNNNNNNNNNNNNNNNNNNNNNNNNNNNNNNNNNNNNNNNNNNNNNNNNNNNNNNNNNNNNNNNNNNNNNNNNNNNNNNNNNNNNNNNNNNNNNNNNNNNNNNNNNNNNNNNNNNNNNNNNNNNNNNNNNNNNNNNNNNNNNNNNNNNNNNNNNNNNNNNNNNNNNNNNNNNNNNNNNNNNNNNNNNNNNNNNNNNNNNNNNNNNNNNNNNNNNNNNNNNNNNNNNNNNNNNNNNNNNNNNNNNNNNNNNNNNNNNNNNNNNNNNNNNNNNNNNNNNNNNNNNNNNNNNNNNNNNNNNNNNNNNNNNNNNNNNNNNNNNNNNNNNNNNNNNNNNNNNNNNNNNNNNNNNNNNNNNNNNNNNNNNNNNNNNNNNNNNNNNNNNNNNNNNNNNNNNNNN
Proteins encoded:
- the gltB gene encoding glutamate synthase large subunit, translating into MQHSWMLNKQGMYDPQYEHDACGIAMLANINGRQNHTIISQAIFALERLNHRGGRDGQRAIGDGAGILTQIPHKLFQNEWKKQGVILPEQGMYGVGMFFLPQNKSSRKRCEEIINHTIVEENLDLIGIRHVQINDTILSQKAKETQPVICQVFIKSPFEQPKDIKFEGKLYKLRRKIENTLKKELSRHDLFYIVSFSARTIIYKGLLLPEQLGKFYLDLSNELYESAMAMVHNRFSTNTFPSWQRAQPNRFIIHNGEINTITGNVNWMRAREASFQTNEIEDIQQLVPIIDENGSDSAMFDNALEFLVLSGWSLPHAMMMMIPEPWEKQELIEEQKKAFYQYHSGLMEPWDGPAAMAFTDGIQIGACLDRNGLRPARVIITEDDFICVASEVGVINIPEEKILYKNRLRPGQMLLVDLEKGCLYLDKELKQNIISKRPYQRLVDEIFIPIEKLPNHISNSKSFSKEAILQKQKIYGYTNEEWEKVLKPCVLEGYEPTGSMGYDAPLAIISNKPQLLFNYFKQKFAQVTNPPIDAIREEAITSLEVLLAKGGNLLQPDKTTTKKIQLKSPVLSELEMNKIEGLQTKEWKTERISTLFPVNGSLEQSLHQLFQKVDGEIDKGSNILILSDREVSKNFAAIPSLLVISAVHHHLIRTGKRNKVSLIVESGEPREVHHFATLLGYGANAVYPYLIYESLPILLEEDEYQVSIDEASRNFVKAMTKGLLKVMSKMGISTVQSYIGAQIFEAIGINHSVIDQYFPKTPSKLSGLTIEDIGKEVRLRHESAFQQLNVELETGSDFQWRAGGEQHLFQPKTILLLQQAVRTGNYKVYKEYAQLINEEISQKTSVRGQLTFHFKRKPIPIEEVEPVESILRRFKTGAMSFGSISKEAHEALAIAMNRIGGKSNSGEGGEDPARFIPDENGDSKCSRIKQVASGRFGVTSHYLVNCDEIQIKMAQGAKPGEGGQLAGHKVTPEVAKTRGTLPGIELISPPPHHDIYSIEDLAQLIFDLKNANSKARINVKLVSESGVGTIAAGVAKANADVILISGYDGGTGAAVKSSIKHAGMPWELGLIETHQTLILNGLRNQVTLETDGKMMTGRDVVIAALLGAEEFGFSTLPLVALGCVMMRVCHLDTCPVGIATQNPLLRKNMVGTADQIIHLMHFIAKEIREYMSQLGFRTIDEMVGRTDMLKQAQSNNWKAQKLDLSPILEYMPFERHQKVQSDHEINHTLDYQLLLPIYKDYLKNREPIQSIFPIQNIHRSVGTLLGSEISRQFGSDGLQKDTLHFHFIGSAGQSFGAFLPTGVTLTLEGEANDYVGKGLSGGKMAIYPSNKSKFKAEQNIIAGNALFYGATSGEAYIRGIVGERFCVRNSGAHVVVEGIGDHGCEYMTGGSVVILGEVGQNFAAGMSGGIAYIPVDNIEKFFIICNTEFVNIESLEDEEEIDFVKSQIEKHYYYTYSTVAKKYLQNWDSYVSRFIRVIPKEYKRILADSKRKSVNVEIGG
- a CDS encoding AraC family transcriptional regulator, which encodes MLYLNPDNFILKPALATIHCEPNWKWRKRDAPMPNYDLFYVWNGEGTLWLNKKPYKIGKGHCFLFKPGDWTEATHNPQNPLVLTYIHFDVESNVKLIPSSHRIIKNRIVFESLLSQYVRLFLVETFGAEIEGKLILKQIMIHLLREEYEQQEEKVQDEPEDVNNNLLETILEIANYIQQHPGKTHTIESLAARANLSPRYFSKKFKQIVGHTVKSYIVYSRIKRAEHLLHNCGMTVTETAFALGYNDLHFFSRQFKQYTGKNPSEIR
- a CDS encoding DUF1385 domain-containing protein produces the protein MSIIKGGAARFKGVIFYSEKYISKAIRNRDGTISINITKRKDISKLERMINKIPIIRGLFLLINPIIVMWKIYLFIFLPFLVLLVLLTRNSENADSSLFFLSIIAELIQRHLLLLLVIILVTFGVICKMTNLGKYHAAEHMADTSYSTLSSLAISDVIMQSRIHRRCGTNIVVFLFFWCYIFSFFISDLFLLGVLSVCLGYELFLIQSRMLTPFYWIGGFIQYTLFTSKPSPRHVEVAVASYEALLKAERNDNKV
- a CDS encoding DUF771 domain-containing protein, whose product is MEQQLSVNLTIPIPSDTVLISKVELKELKQQQLYGVYWSMKDLEKRINRKHEWIKENILYPSHFRKILDTEHGGFVFYPKTKGQTWSFHALKMADFLDKNFHRIFSS
- a CDS encoding site-specific integrase, yielding MASIQKRGKTYQFTVSHMVNGKSKPIRKGGFRTKKEAQIAAAEIESQLSKGLLPHLTPVPIDDYFDKWVRLYKTNISVTTRKHYEYTYKAIKEYFGSKPLQEITRHDYQMFINQFGSSRSKETVEKVNTHIRACVKDAMDEQIIHRDFTRNAVITYTVPAKKSEEKHLNYKESEILLKEIWENINKGLGYSLLLLGLTSGMRFGEMVGLTRKDFDFKKNTIRINKTWGYMKRHPEGFGPTKNEQSVRTITMNPTVMAHFKKLFKTMPTNIHQLVFYSPTSKYKVISNTNANKLLKNTLSNLGIEPITIHGLRHTHASVLLYKNISIHYVSERLGHGDIDTTLREYTHVIKELREKEEQATIEIFEKMIG